The Thermoflavifilum sp. genome contains a region encoding:
- the tsaD gene encoding tRNA (adenosine(37)-N6)-threonylcarbamoyltransferase complex transferase subunit TsaD, with protein sequence MLQSEYGLNGASHTGKSITLLAIESSCDETSAAVIRDGRVLSNLIANQKVHEQYGGVVPELASRAHMQNIVPVVDQALQQAGVQKSDLQAIAFTQSPGLIGSLLVGASFAKALAVALNIPLIAVHHMKAHVLANCINEPRPSFPFLCLTVSGGHTQIVLCKDYLDMEIIGQTIDDAAGEAFDKTAKLLGLPYPGGPLIDRYAQQGNPSRFRFPRPHIPGYDYSFSGLKTAILYFLKEQTAKDPSFIEHHLADICASVQQTIIDILMQKLIQAAEDTGIREVCIAGGVSANKGLRKALQEEADKRGWHAYVPEFQYCTDNAGMIGYMAYHQYLAGQFADLHVVPSARGDWKMAEA encoded by the coding sequence ATGCTGCAAAGTGAATATGGCTTAAACGGCGCATCGCATACGGGTAAATCCATAACGCTACTGGCTATTGAATCGTCGTGCGATGAAACGAGTGCTGCCGTCATCCGCGATGGCAGGGTGCTTTCTAATCTCATTGCCAATCAGAAAGTACATGAGCAATATGGCGGCGTGGTGCCCGAACTGGCTTCCCGTGCCCACATGCAAAACATTGTGCCGGTGGTGGATCAGGCGCTACAACAGGCCGGTGTGCAGAAAAGCGATTTGCAGGCTATTGCTTTCACGCAGAGTCCGGGATTAATCGGCTCGCTGCTGGTGGGCGCATCGTTTGCCAAAGCACTCGCTGTTGCGCTAAACATTCCGCTGATTGCTGTGCACCACATGAAAGCGCATGTGCTGGCCAATTGCATTAATGAACCTCGTCCATCATTTCCCTTTCTTTGTTTAACAGTGTCGGGTGGCCATACACAAATTGTATTGTGCAAAGATTATCTGGACATGGAAATCATCGGACAAACCATCGATGATGCTGCCGGCGAAGCGTTCGATAAAACCGCCAAACTGCTCGGCCTGCCTTATCCGGGCGGCCCGCTCATCGACCGCTACGCCCAGCAGGGCAATCCCTCACGCTTTCGCTTTCCACGCCCTCATATTCCAGGATATGATTACAGCTTCAGCGGATTGAAAACCGCCATCCTGTATTTCTTGAAGGAACAAACTGCTAAAGATCCTTCTTTTATTGAACATCACCTCGCCGATATCTGCGCTTCCGTGCAACAAACCATCATCGATATCCTCATGCAAAAACTCATTCAGGCCGCTGAGGATACCGGCATCCGCGAGGTATGTATCGCCGGCGGGGTGAGTGCCAATAAAGGCCTGCGGAAAGCCCTGCAGGAAGAAGCCGATAAGCGCGGCTGGCATGCCTATGTACCCGAGTTTCAATATTGTACCGATAATGCCGGCATGATTGGATATATGGCCTATCATCAATATCTGGCCGGACAGTTCGCCGATTTACATGTTGTGCCCAGCGCAAGGGGCGACTGGAAAATGGCGGAAGCTTGA
- a CDS encoding YceI family protein: MEQQHVQKWVVDPAHSEVSFRIRHLMVSNVTGYFRKFHVEAYTAHDNFEDARITFTAQVDSIDTGNADRDAHLKGPDFFDAAQFPEIRFVSTSLRPLNETGDYELEGQLTIKGITRPVKLQVHLEGRVRDPWGNLKAGFSVEGKINRKEWGLNWNAALETGGVVVSDEVRVAAELQMLQQVATEAVS; encoded by the coding sequence ATGGAACAGCAACATGTACAGAAATGGGTGGTCGATCCGGCCCACAGCGAAGTAAGTTTTCGGATCAGGCACCTGATGGTCAGCAATGTAACCGGTTATTTTCGCAAATTCCACGTGGAGGCTTACACGGCCCACGATAATTTTGAGGATGCGCGGATAACCTTTACCGCTCAGGTCGATTCGATTGATACCGGCAATGCCGATCGCGACGCACACCTGAAAGGGCCCGACTTCTTCGATGCAGCACAATTTCCGGAGATTCGATTTGTTTCCACATCCCTGCGGCCGTTAAATGAAACAGGAGATTATGAACTGGAAGGACAGCTCACCATAAAAGGAATCACGCGTCCGGTGAAATTGCAGGTACATCTTGAAGGCAGGGTTCGGGATCCATGGGGTAATCTCAAGGCAGGCTTTAGTGTGGAAGGAAAAATCAATCGGAAAGAATGGGGACTGAACTGGAATGCCGCACTGGAGACAGGTGGAGTGGTCGTTAGCGATGAAGTCCGCGTAGCCGCCGAATTGCAGATGCTGCAGCAGGTTGCCACGGAAGCCGTTTCCTGA
- a CDS encoding carboxy terminal-processing peptidase, producing MKIRILIAGVILLGGATVVLAFNAFHKKTNPPDREKLIVSMVGLILKRAHYHPKPIDDAFSKEVFYKYLNQLDPQKNIFLQSDIDELKTFEYRIDDEINTNEPLDFFKMANAIFDKRVAEVAQYYPEILAHPFNFHEQDSIVLDSEHQQYPATEKDRREAWYKFLKYKTLDRLVELQSIEEKNKKDSANYVPRPDSVLEAQARADVKKNMDLFFERIKKTYTENERFSWFVNAITTTMDPHTEYMPPEDQRYFNEQMSGTFYGIGAVLQQEDGKIKIASIVTGGPAWKQGELKVGDIILKVAEGDSTPVDLTGYSVEDAVKLIRGDKNTTVKLTVKQTDGTIKTIAIQRGEVRIDATFAKSYLIDWDGHRWGIINLPEFYAPFNNGMGGESWKDMQKEVNKLKAAHVDGIIIDLRFNGGGSLSDAINIAGLFVPAGPVVQVRSGDGNIQVLKSHNNQVDYSGPLSVMVNEYSASASEIFAAAMQDYKRAVIVGSPSTYGKGTVQRMIDLDDFYAGNTSDLGGHLGSLKITIQKFYRINGGSTQLKGVSSDIQLPDNYFGVGERTDSDAMKWDQIAPANYTTWSQPPDIAFLKALSEKRLDTSRIFHLINQNIAYLKQMDEVKTYPLNIDAYKAWQKQNQQALKRMDEVNKMTPAIDIHYLPVDESYINADSTRKMIYRDLMRSYTHDPYLLETLHVMNDMLHEPALKQAPKLTKSN from the coding sequence ATGAAAATACGAATTCTCATTGCAGGCGTTATCCTGCTGGGTGGTGCCACCGTGGTACTGGCATTTAATGCTTTTCACAAAAAAACAAATCCACCCGACCGCGAAAAGCTTATCGTAAGCATGGTAGGATTGATTCTGAAACGTGCCCATTACCATCCTAAACCTATCGATGATGCTTTCTCGAAGGAGGTGTTTTACAAATACCTGAATCAACTCGATCCACAAAAAAATATTTTTTTACAGTCGGATATCGACGAATTGAAAACATTTGAATACCGGATTGATGATGAAATCAATACCAATGAGCCACTCGATTTTTTCAAAATGGCCAATGCCATCTTCGACAAGCGTGTGGCCGAAGTAGCGCAGTATTATCCGGAAATACTTGCTCATCCTTTTAATTTTCATGAACAGGATTCCATTGTGCTCGACAGCGAACATCAGCAATATCCCGCAACTGAAAAGGATAGGCGAGAAGCCTGGTATAAATTTTTGAAATATAAAACGCTCGACCGGCTGGTGGAGTTACAGTCTATCGAAGAAAAAAACAAAAAAGATTCTGCCAATTATGTACCCAGGCCCGATAGCGTGCTGGAAGCCCAGGCTAGAGCCGATGTGAAAAAGAATATGGATTTATTTTTTGAAAGGATTAAAAAAACCTATACCGAAAACGAACGCTTTTCCTGGTTTGTGAATGCGATTACCACTACCATGGACCCGCATACCGAATATATGCCTCCAGAGGATCAACGATATTTTAACGAGCAAATGTCAGGCACTTTTTATGGAATTGGCGCCGTATTGCAACAGGAAGATGGAAAAATCAAAATCGCCAGTATCGTTACTGGAGGCCCTGCATGGAAACAGGGTGAATTGAAAGTGGGCGATATCATTTTAAAAGTGGCTGAAGGTGATAGTACGCCCGTTGATTTAACCGGATATTCAGTTGAAGATGCCGTGAAACTGATTCGAGGGGATAAGAATACTACCGTGAAACTCACCGTCAAACAAACCGATGGCACTATTAAAACCATAGCCATCCAGCGTGGTGAAGTGCGTATCGATGCTACTTTTGCAAAATCTTATCTCATCGACTGGGACGGCCATCGCTGGGGCATCATCAACTTACCCGAATTTTATGCTCCATTCAACAACGGCATGGGAGGGGAAAGCTGGAAGGATATGCAAAAAGAAGTGAATAAGCTAAAAGCTGCTCATGTCGATGGAATCATCATTGATTTACGATTCAACGGCGGGGGTTCACTTTCCGATGCGATTAATATTGCCGGATTGTTCGTCCCGGCCGGCCCGGTGGTACAGGTGCGCTCGGGCGATGGGAATATTCAGGTGTTGAAAAGCCATAACAATCAGGTGGATTATTCCGGTCCGTTATCAGTTATGGTAAACGAATACAGCGCATCGGCATCCGAAATCTTTGCAGCTGCCATGCAGGATTACAAACGGGCAGTCATTGTGGGTAGCCCCTCTACATATGGCAAGGGCACCGTGCAACGGATGATCGACTTAGATGATTTTTATGCAGGAAATACATCGGACCTCGGTGGTCATCTCGGGTCATTGAAAATCACCATTCAAAAGTTCTATCGAATCAACGGAGGCTCCACCCAATTGAAAGGCGTAAGCTCAGATATTCAGTTGCCCGATAATTATTTCGGTGTGGGTGAGCGTACCGATTCCGACGCCATGAAATGGGATCAGATTGCTCCTGCAAATTATACCACCTGGTCACAGCCACCAGATATTGCGTTTTTGAAGGCATTGAGTGAAAAACGCCTCGATACCAGTCGTATTTTCCATCTCATCAATCAAAACATTGCCTATCTCAAACAAATGGATGAAGTAAAAACCTATCCTTTGAATATCGATGCCTATAAAGCCTGGCAAAAACAAAATCAACAGGCATTGAAACGCATGGATGAAGTGAATAAAATGACTCCGGCTATCGATATTCATTATCTGCCCGTGGATGAATCTTATATCAATGCAGATAGTACCCGAAAAATGATATATCGTGATTTAATGCGTTCTTACACCCATGATCCTTATCTGTTAGAAACTTTGCACGTCATGAACGATATGTTGCATGAACCTGCCTTAAAGCAGGCTCCAAAGCTCACGAAAAGCAATTAA
- a CDS encoding peptidase domain-containing ABC transporter: protein MRWRKQKRFKVFHQLDSTDCGPACLAMVAYHFGLHYTVAQLKKYCEVTRSGVSVRDILTGAHAIGLSGDAYRVAIDYADQLPVPAILHWKQDHFVVLYQIRKRGTQTLYYIADPAYGKIKLDEEIFIKEWAGSADNGVAMWFNTPDASAYEKQKLTPRERKPFLILKPVWAYVRKHARIYAGGLLLMGVITVCNWLMPLVFKRLIDVGIGQKAMDWVIALLLAQFGLFLGSFVADTLSQYVFTRTNFHLSILLQHQFFHKLLRLPVQYFDTRLNMETLQRKGDLDTLQRFFTWHGIEVIFVLANIIVFSALLYYLYPLIFALFWLFSILALIWAALFLGKRKILEYALFLRQSDFGNYLYEFIMHMPEIKINIAQHQFISKLIRHQEKLNQLRLRSLELNIGQLVGVSFFNKIKEIAAIALCAYLIVHDRMTIGTLLSITYVMGQLNAPVSNLLGYLKETQDMQIANQRINDVYLQPEEDQHRQALPDDFSIQQIIVQHVSFKYPGSFHPFVLQDIDFVIPCGQKIALVGETGSGKTTLLKLLLGYYTPQRGHIGFSGVEIRNGCVHESYYDLKEVIPDSWRRRCGVVMQDGVLFSGTVLDNIAFGDEQPDMDRVRYAAHVACIDQYIESLPMGYHTKVGNIGTTLSGGQRQRLLIARAVYRNQPFLFLDEATTYLDAQNEEHIIERLGRYYAEKTVFVIAHRLSTVKDADQILVMRDGRIVERGTHEALVEERGYYFTLVKNQLELGVG from the coding sequence ATGCGCTGGCGGAAGCAAAAACGGTTTAAAGTTTTTCATCAGCTCGACAGCACGGATTGTGGCCCGGCCTGTCTGGCCATGGTGGCTTATCATTTCGGGCTGCATTACACCGTAGCACAGTTGAAAAAATATTGCGAGGTCACTCGATCAGGTGTGTCGGTGCGCGACATCCTCACCGGCGCCCACGCCATCGGCCTCTCGGGCGATGCTTATCGGGTGGCGATAGACTATGCCGATCAACTTCCCGTGCCTGCTATCCTGCACTGGAAGCAGGATCATTTTGTGGTGTTATATCAGATTAGAAAACGGGGCACGCAAACCCTTTACTACATTGCCGATCCGGCATACGGAAAAATTAAGCTCGACGAAGAAATATTCATCAAGGAATGGGCCGGCAGTGCCGATAATGGGGTGGCGATGTGGTTCAACACACCCGATGCATCGGCTTATGAAAAACAAAAACTCACCCCCCGCGAACGTAAGCCTTTCCTGATTTTGAAGCCGGTATGGGCTTATGTGCGAAAACATGCCCGGATATATGCAGGCGGACTGTTGTTGATGGGTGTGATTACGGTATGCAACTGGTTGATGCCGCTGGTTTTCAAACGATTGATTGATGTGGGCATCGGACAGAAAGCCATGGACTGGGTGATTGCCCTGCTGCTGGCTCAGTTTGGCCTGTTTCTGGGATCTTTTGTTGCCGACACCCTCAGCCAGTATGTATTCACCCGCACCAATTTTCATCTCAGTATTTTGCTGCAACATCAATTTTTTCACAAGTTGTTGCGCCTGCCCGTGCAGTATTTTGATACGCGACTCAATATGGAAACTCTCCAGCGTAAAGGTGATCTGGACACATTGCAGCGATTCTTCACCTGGCACGGCATTGAAGTGATTTTTGTACTGGCCAATATCATCGTATTCAGTGCATTACTCTATTATCTATATCCATTGATTTTTGCTTTGTTCTGGTTGTTCAGCATACTGGCGCTTATCTGGGCGGCATTGTTTTTAGGAAAGCGTAAAATACTTGAATATGCTTTATTTTTACGTCAGTCCGATTTTGGCAACTATCTGTATGAATTTATCATGCACATGCCCGAAATCAAAATCAATATAGCCCAGCATCAATTTATTTCAAAACTCATTCGCCATCAGGAGAAGCTTAATCAGCTTCGCCTGCGCTCTCTGGAGCTGAACATCGGCCAATTGGTGGGCGTTTCCTTTTTCAATAAAATCAAAGAAATCGCGGCTATTGCACTCTGTGCTTATCTCATCGTGCACGACCGGATGACCATCGGCACGTTGCTGAGTATTACTTATGTGATGGGTCAGCTCAATGCCCCGGTGAGCAATCTGCTTGGTTATTTGAAAGAAACACAGGACATGCAGATTGCCAATCAACGCATCAACGACGTGTATCTGCAACCTGAAGAAGATCAGCACAGGCAGGCTTTGCCCGATGATTTCTCCATACAGCAGATTATCGTCCAGCATGTATCGTTCAAATACCCCGGATCTTTTCATCCCTTTGTATTGCAGGATATTGATTTTGTCATTCCCTGCGGACAAAAAATCGCCTTAGTGGGTGAAACAGGCAGCGGGAAAACGACTTTGCTGAAACTGTTGCTTGGCTATTATACCCCGCAGAGAGGCCATATTGGCTTTTCCGGCGTGGAAATACGTAATGGCTGTGTGCATGAAAGCTATTATGATTTGAAAGAGGTGATTCCCGACAGCTGGCGCCGGCGCTGTGGTGTGGTGATGCAGGATGGCGTGCTGTTCAGCGGAACGGTGCTCGACAATATTGCGTTTGGAGACGAACAGCCCGATATGGACAGGGTGCGCTATGCGGCGCATGTAGCCTGCATTGATCAATATATTGAAAGCTTGCCCATGGGCTATCATACCAAGGTGGGTAATATTGGTACAACGCTCAGCGGCGGACAGCGGCAGCGTTTGTTGATTGCCCGCGCCGTATATCGCAATCAACCGTTTTTGTTTTTAGATGAAGCAACCACCTATCTGGATGCGCAAAACGAAGAACATATCATCGAACGACTGGGAAGATATTATGCCGAAAAAACGGTATTTGTGATTGCCCATCGCTTGAGCACGGTGAAAGATGCCGATCAGATCCTGGTGATGCGCGATGGCCGTATCGTGGAACGAGGTACGCACGAAGCGCTGGTTGAAGAAAGAGGATATTATTTTACCCTGGTGAAAAACCAGCTGGAGCTGGGTGTGGGTTGA
- a CDS encoding MarR family transcriptional regulator, whose product MTRIEEAIKQSKFQDVYQKALINLIYTANCLRDEQVKILKPFDLLPQHFNIMRILKGRHPRPVCPGEIKEVMLDKANDLTRLLDKLERKGLIQRNLCPTNRRKMDITLTQAGLELLEKMNRIMDQTHDALKKRLSDREAASLSHLLDKMRG is encoded by the coding sequence ATGACCAGAATCGAAGAAGCCATCAAACAGAGCAAATTTCAGGATGTTTATCAGAAAGCGCTGATAAACCTTATCTATACAGCCAATTGCCTGCGCGATGAACAGGTGAAAATACTGAAGCCCTTTGATTTATTGCCGCAGCATTTCAATATCATGCGCATTCTTAAAGGACGGCATCCCAGGCCCGTTTGTCCGGGCGAAATCAAGGAAGTGATGCTGGATAAAGCCAATGATCTCACCCGACTGCTCGATAAGCTGGAGCGAAAAGGACTGATCCAGCGCAATCTTTGCCCCACCAACCGTCGTAAAATGGATATCACACTTACCCAGGCAGGACTGGAATTGCTGGAAAAAATGAATCGGATCATGGATCAAACCCATGATGCACTGAAAAAACGGCTTTCCGACCGTGAGGCAGCTTCGTTGAGTCATTTACTGGATAAAATGCGTGGATAA
- a CDS encoding outer membrane beta-barrel protein: MKYIPNGLFGLLLCISQVVVAQIQVRIQIQDSAKQALPGATILAHEGSKLYSGITDSSGISTLTLPHEGTYTLHVSLLGYHDLDTSLQLTTAQHAFTFVLYPSPRQLSEVVVRTENIAINQQGEKFIVHFVNPQFVQGRSIWDVLKSSPLIRVDEDDNLSVLGNGNIVIFINGKRQYISMQALVQMLKGRPADDIQQLEIIPVPTAEYNAPPGSAVINLVFKKGTNYTKGYVNSTTVYRSLFTEMLAAGITHQKGKWSYDINLNGGYNQVKLRQTSTFNDPQLPMQWSATQNAQASYFNLDGNLQISYKPGKHSELSLFHESYSLSANPDHYTQETFTHYLQTMNNGLDSTDRSLINNKIHYYETNNVLQYTWMQPSKQQKLDFILSQVYVSYGQSHRYLFENYQSSQLKSSSSLFQDMPAFNNNISARLSYTQPISAKVMLSAGLQYTHSYAHNRVNWSQVVAGQYVPIDSLDILYQLPEDVYEGFFNFRILFSQQFMLNAGLRASHTHDNGKLNGISIYRRDYNNFIPILQFTYQPSANHQFSYALEDGIYRPTFWDLVPFFGYSSSNVLNQNASSLDKVTYFKNYLTYTYHQKHVFMLYDNFQYHVVARNGYPYVRPDGKLVFASTNLKFDNLAFIDYSSSYAFFKGVWNWNPEIYITYHLIRGKDSTAFLDNHGFWTGILFNNQFILSRKKAWFAQVSTDFTSPTFGDASFYKQLHAQFQLNISLVKRVKNWTFLLIANDLLNSSRYQTKKYIFQEPEIDYRTQQYYLMPQLGIRISWNFGNQKISAGKIDQQAIQEIKRRAGVNL; the protein is encoded by the coding sequence ATGAAATACATTCCCAATGGCTTGTTCGGCCTGCTCTTATGCATATCGCAGGTCGTCGTAGCGCAAATCCAGGTACGCATCCAGATTCAGGATAGTGCAAAACAAGCTCTACCCGGGGCCACCATCCTGGCGCATGAGGGTTCAAAGCTGTATTCGGGCATCACCGATTCATCGGGCATATCCACGCTTACCTTACCGCATGAAGGCACATACACCCTGCATGTGAGCTTGTTAGGATATCATGATCTGGACACCAGTTTGCAGCTTACCACAGCTCAACATGCATTTACATTTGTATTGTATCCTTCACCCCGGCAGCTGTCGGAAGTGGTCGTGCGTACGGAGAATATCGCCATCAATCAACAGGGAGAAAAATTCATCGTCCATTTTGTGAATCCGCAATTTGTGCAGGGTCGCTCCATCTGGGATGTACTCAAATCTTCTCCGCTTATTCGTGTGGATGAAGACGACAACCTGAGTGTGTTGGGCAACGGCAACATAGTGATTTTTATCAACGGCAAACGACAGTACATTTCCATGCAGGCACTTGTGCAGATGTTGAAAGGACGGCCGGCAGATGATATCCAGCAGCTGGAAATCATTCCCGTGCCTACAGCCGAATATAATGCCCCTCCGGGATCGGCGGTCATCAATCTGGTGTTCAAAAAAGGCACCAATTACACCAAGGGATATGTCAACAGCACAACGGTTTATCGCAGCTTATTTACCGAAATGCTGGCTGCAGGCATCACCCACCAGAAGGGCAAGTGGAGCTATGATATCAACCTAAACGGCGGTTATAACCAGGTGAAGCTGCGACAAACCTCCACGTTCAACGATCCGCAGTTGCCCATGCAATGGTCGGCCACACAAAACGCACAGGCAAGCTATTTCAACCTGGACGGGAACCTGCAAATCAGCTATAAGCCCGGTAAGCACAGTGAACTATCCCTCTTCCATGAAAGTTATTCCCTATCGGCCAATCCGGATCATTACACCCAAGAAACTTTTACCCATTATCTGCAAACGATGAACAATGGGCTGGACTCGACCGACCGTTCGTTGATTAATAACAAGATTCATTATTACGAAACCAACAACGTGCTCCAATACACGTGGATGCAGCCATCCAAACAGCAGAAGCTGGACTTTATCCTCAGTCAGGTATATGTTTCCTATGGTCAGAGCCACCGTTACTTGTTTGAAAATTATCAGTCGAGCCAGCTGAAATCATCCTCCAGCCTGTTTCAGGATATGCCAGCATTCAATAACAATATTTCCGCACGTCTCAGCTACACCCAGCCCATATCTGCCAAGGTGATGCTGTCGGCCGGTCTGCAATACACACATTCTTATGCCCACAACCGGGTGAACTGGTCGCAAGTCGTCGCTGGACAATATGTTCCGATCGACAGCCTGGATATCCTGTATCAATTACCCGAAGACGTATATGAAGGATTCTTTAACTTCCGTATCCTGTTCAGTCAGCAATTCATGCTCAATGCAGGATTGCGGGCATCGCACACACACGATAACGGCAAGCTGAACGGCATATCCATTTATCGACGCGATTACAACAATTTCATTCCCATCCTTCAATTTACATATCAGCCTTCGGCCAATCATCAGTTCAGCTATGCACTCGAAGATGGCATATATCGCCCGACATTCTGGGATCTGGTACCTTTCTTTGGATATAGCTCCAGCAATGTGTTGAATCAAAATGCCTCATCGCTGGATAAGGTTACTTATTTCAAGAACTATCTTACCTACACGTATCACCAGAAACACGTATTCATGTTGTATGATAACTTCCAGTATCATGTGGTTGCACGTAATGGGTATCCTTATGTAAGACCTGATGGTAAACTGGTATTTGCCTCTACCAACTTGAAATTTGATAATCTGGCTTTTATTGACTACAGCTCATCTTACGCCTTTTTTAAGGGTGTCTGGAACTGGAATCCGGAGATTTATATCACGTATCACCTCATTCGAGGCAAAGACAGTACAGCTTTCCTCGATAATCATGGATTCTGGACGGGTATTTTATTCAACAATCAGTTTATCCTTTCCCGTAAAAAAGCCTGGTTTGCGCAGGTTTCCACCGATTTTACCTCTCCCACATTTGGAGATGCCAGCTTTTACAAACAATTGCATGCCCAGTTTCAGCTGAATATCAGTCTGGTGAAGCGAGTCAAGAACTGGACCTTCTTGTTGATAGCGAATGATTTACTCAATTCGAGTCGTTACCAGACGAAAAAATATATTTTCCAGGAACCGGAAATCGATTATCGCACGCAGCAATATTATTTGATGCCGCAGCTGGGCATACGCATCAGCTGGAACTTCGGAAATCAGAAAATTTCCGCCGGGAAGATAGATCAGCAAGCCATTCAGGAAATCAAGCGCAGAGCGGGTGTAAATCTGTAA
- a CDS encoding YggS family pyridoxal phosphate-dependent enzyme: MSPVNIATYQKLINELLPRNVKLVAVSKTFPPEDILQLYHQGQRDFGENYVQELLVKQKQLPRDIRWHFIGHLQTNKVKQIAPFIFCIQSVDSLKLLQEIDRQAKKYQRRIPVMLQMHIAQEKTKFGLDESALDELLKQRQAYPAAPIIGLMGMATLTDDDRQIRSEFRYLKQLFDRVKTTYFADDPEFCELSMGMSGDYRLAIEEGSTLVRIGSLIFGARNKH; encoded by the coding sequence ATGTCGCCCGTAAACATAGCCACTTACCAAAAACTTATCAACGAACTGCTTCCTCGCAACGTGAAGCTGGTGGCCGTTTCTAAAACATTTCCACCCGAAGATATCCTGCAACTCTACCATCAAGGTCAGCGCGATTTTGGCGAAAATTATGTACAGGAATTGCTTGTCAAGCAAAAACAATTGCCCCGGGATATTCGATGGCATTTTATCGGACATCTGCAAACCAATAAAGTAAAACAGATTGCACCTTTTATTTTCTGTATCCAATCGGTCGATAGCCTCAAATTATTACAGGAAATCGATCGCCAGGCTAAGAAATACCAGCGACGCATCCCGGTAATGCTGCAAATGCATATTGCACAGGAAAAAACCAAATTCGGATTAGATGAATCTGCCCTGGATGAATTGCTGAAACAACGACAGGCTTACCCGGCCGCGCCAATCATCGGGTTAATGGGCATGGCCACCCTTACCGATGATGACCGGCAAATCCGTAGCGAATTTCGTTACCTGAAACAACTGTTCGATCGGGTGAAAACCACCTATTTCGCGGATGATCCGGAATTCTGCGAGCTGTCCATGGGCATGAGCGGAGATTATAGGCTGGCTATAGAAGAGGGGAGTACCCTGGTACGCATCGGCAGCCTGATCTTCGGAGCAAGAAACAAACATTAA